Proteins encoded together in one Yersinia mollaretii ATCC 43969 window:
- a CDS encoding phosphate propanoyltransferase: protein MEKALLEPVVSKILDEMRLRPIPLGVSNRHLHLSAQDYQRLFPEQPLIEKKTLLQPGQYAAEQTVTLVGPKGSLKNVRILGPLRSQSQVEISRTDARTLGINAPLRMSGNLEGTPAIRLVSPYGEVELPHGVIVALRHIHMSPLDALIYRVKHGDRVQVAIQGSGRRMIMDDVAIRVSPQMKLEMHIDTDEANAAGADDPAAFATLLMPQTLTPRTSQP, encoded by the coding sequence ATGGAAAAAGCATTACTGGAACCCGTTGTCAGTAAGATCCTCGACGAAATGCGTCTTCGTCCGATCCCGCTTGGGGTTTCCAACCGACACCTGCATCTCTCGGCGCAGGACTACCAACGGCTGTTCCCTGAGCAGCCGCTCATCGAGAAAAAAACGCTGCTTCAGCCCGGCCAATATGCCGCCGAACAGACGGTGACCTTGGTCGGGCCGAAAGGCAGCCTAAAAAACGTCCGTATTCTGGGGCCATTGCGCAGCCAAAGTCAGGTGGAGATCTCCCGCACCGATGCCCGCACACTGGGGATCAATGCCCCGCTGCGCATGTCCGGCAATCTGGAGGGCACACCCGCCATTCGTCTGGTCAGCCCCTACGGCGAAGTAGAGCTGCCCCATGGGGTGATTGTGGCACTCCGGCACATTCATATGTCGCCGCTGGATGCCCTTATCTATCGGGTTAAGCACGGCGACCGGGTACAAGTGGCGATTCAGGGCAGTGGTCGTCGGATGATTATGGACGATGTGGCGATCCGTGTTTCACCGCAAATGAAACTGGAGATGCACATCGATACCGACGAGGCCAATGCCGCTGGCGCGGATGATCCTGCGGCGTTTGCGACGTTATTGATGCCACAAACTCTAACCCCACGGACATCACAACCATGA
- a CDS encoding BMC domain-containing protein, translating to MKTSLGLLEVSGLALAIGAADAMAKAASVTLIGIEQTKGSGWMLIRLTGDVASVQAAISTGAAFAEQHHGLVSHAVLARPADSLMAYWQHPAADITAKAPAEAEAVIEAAEVISAEETEEADAPASADTASDDAPDTAAGSDNVSIDKDSADKNRIDKNRIESEAPPAPRVSCNLCLDPACRRHKGEPRFRCIHLGKRGKV from the coding sequence GTGAAAACGTCACTGGGTTTACTGGAAGTGAGTGGTCTGGCGCTGGCTATCGGCGCGGCGGATGCCATGGCAAAAGCCGCCTCCGTCACCCTGATCGGCATAGAACAAACCAAGGGTTCCGGCTGGATGTTAATCCGCCTGACGGGGGATGTGGCCTCAGTTCAGGCGGCAATCAGTACCGGTGCCGCCTTTGCCGAACAGCATCATGGGCTGGTCTCCCACGCGGTACTGGCCCGTCCGGCAGATAGCCTGATGGCCTATTGGCAGCACCCCGCCGCTGACATCACGGCCAAAGCGCCCGCTGAAGCCGAAGCCGTGATTGAAGCGGCAGAGGTGATTAGCGCCGAGGAGACAGAAGAAGCCGATGCCCCAGCCTCGGCTGACACTGCCTCTGACGATGCCCCCGACACAGCGGCGGGTAGCGATAATGTCAGCATAGACAAAGACAGCGCAGACAAAAACAGGATAGACAAAAACAGGATAGAAAGTGAGGCCCCGCCAGCTCCTCGTGTGAGCTGCAATCTCTGCCTCGACCCGGCTTGCCGACGCCATAAAGGTGAGCCTCGCTTTCGCTGCATCCACTTGGGTAAACGAGGAAAAGTCTGA
- a CDS encoding glycerol dehydratase reactivase beta/small subunit family protein, producing MNFTQDAPAIVISLTTPTPEAIWHQVLLGIEEEGIPWQWQHDDDTDATQRAWQAATRSPLLVGLACSADEVVLHFRHLPPASPLFRQARAQDDEQLRRLGNNAARLVKGLPFK from the coding sequence ATGAACTTCACCCAAGATGCCCCCGCCATCGTGATCAGCCTCACCACGCCCACACCGGAAGCCATTTGGCATCAAGTGTTACTGGGCATCGAGGAGGAGGGCATTCCTTGGCAGTGGCAGCACGACGATGACACTGATGCCACACAACGCGCCTGGCAAGCCGCCACCCGCTCCCCCTTATTGGTGGGGCTGGCCTGTTCTGCCGACGAAGTGGTGCTGCATTTCCGTCATCTCCCCCCCGCCAGCCCACTATTCCGGCAGGCGCGGGCGCAAGACGATGAGCAATTACGGCGGCTCGGCAACAACGCCGCCCGGTTAGTGAAAGGTTTACCGTTTAAGTGA
- the pduA gene encoding propanediol utilization microcompartment protein PduA, giving the protein MQQEALGMVETKGLTAAIEAADTMVKSANVTLVGYEKIGSGLVTVIVRGDVGAVKAATDAGASAAAKVGEVKSTHVIPRPHTDVEAFLPKGRLPKGSHE; this is encoded by the coding sequence ATGCAACAAGAAGCACTAGGAATGGTGGAAACCAAAGGGTTGACCGCAGCTATTGAGGCGGCTGACACCATGGTGAAATCGGCCAATGTGACATTGGTGGGCTACGAAAAAATCGGCTCGGGCTTGGTCACCGTCATCGTCCGGGGTGATGTCGGGGCAGTGAAAGCGGCTACCGATGCAGGGGCTAGCGCGGCCGCTAAAGTGGGCGAAGTGAAATCAACTCATGTGATTCCGCGCCCACATACCGATGTCGAGGCTTTTTTACCGAAGGGCCGTCTACCTAAGGGAAGTCACGAATGA
- the pduF gene encoding propanediol diffusion facilitator PduF, whose amino-acid sequence MNDSLKAQCIAEFLGTGLFLFFGISCLAALKVAGASFGLWEICIVWGLGISLAVYLTAGISGAHLNPAITIALWLFACFPGRKVIPYSIAQVAGAFGGAALSYMLYHNLFTDFETAHQMVRGSLESLQLASIFSTFPSPAISVWQAAFVEIIITSILMGLIMALTDDGNGVPRGALGPLLIGILVAVIGASTGPLTGFAMNPARDFGPKLFTFFAGWGKISMTGGRDIPYFIIPIVAPIIGACLGAAVYRFFIGKNLACNTCKLEDEEAAN is encoded by the coding sequence ATGAACGACTCACTCAAGGCTCAGTGTATTGCAGAATTTCTTGGTACTGGGCTATTTCTGTTTTTTGGTATTAGTTGTCTGGCGGCACTGAAAGTGGCGGGGGCCAGTTTTGGTTTATGGGAAATCTGTATCGTGTGGGGGTTGGGGATTTCATTGGCCGTTTATCTGACCGCAGGGATTTCCGGCGCTCACCTTAACCCCGCGATTACCATTGCGCTGTGGCTATTTGCTTGTTTCCCCGGCCGCAAAGTGATCCCTTACTCTATCGCCCAAGTGGCGGGGGCGTTTGGTGGCGCGGCACTCTCCTATATGCTGTATCACAACTTATTTACTGATTTTGAAACGGCACATCAGATGGTGCGCGGCAGCTTGGAAAGTCTGCAATTAGCCAGTATTTTCAGTACCTTCCCATCACCGGCTATCAGTGTTTGGCAGGCCGCATTTGTTGAAATCATCATCACCTCGATTCTGATGGGGCTGATTATGGCGTTGACCGATGATGGCAATGGTGTGCCGCGTGGCGCATTAGGGCCATTGTTAATTGGTATTCTGGTGGCGGTCATTGGGGCATCTACCGGCCCGTTAACCGGCTTTGCCATGAATCCAGCACGTGACTTCGGTCCTAAATTATTTACTTTCTTTGCCGGGTGGGGAAAAATTTCCATGACCGGTGGCCGCGATATTCCCTATTTCATCATCCCTATCGTGGCTCCTATTATTGGCGCTTGTCTGGGCGCGGCGGTCTATCGTTTCTTCATTGGCAAAAATCTGGCGTGCAATACCTGTAAATTAGAGGATGAAGAAGCCGCTAATTAG
- a CDS encoding propanediol/glycerol family dehydratase medium subunit — translation MVDINEKLLRQIIEGVLQEMQGDNNTVSFKPVSQPATAATAVAAGDFLTEVGEARPGSNQDEVIIAVGPAFGLSQTANIVGIPHKNILRELIAGIEEEGIKARVIRCFKSSDVAFVAVEGNRLSGSGISIGIQSKGTIVIHQQGLPPLSNLELFPQAPLLTLDTYRLIGKNAARYAKRESPQPVPTLNDQMARPKYQAKSAILHIKETKYVVTGKNPQELRVAL, via the coding sequence ATGGTCGATATTAACGAAAAACTGTTACGCCAAATTATCGAAGGCGTATTGCAGGAAATGCAGGGAGACAACAATACCGTCTCCTTTAAGCCAGTGTCCCAGCCTGCGACGGCGGCAACGGCCGTGGCCGCCGGGGATTTCCTCACCGAAGTGGGTGAAGCCCGCCCCGGCAGCAATCAGGATGAGGTGATCATTGCGGTCGGCCCAGCATTTGGTCTGTCGCAAACCGCCAATATCGTCGGCATCCCGCACAAAAATATTCTGCGCGAGCTGATTGCCGGTATCGAAGAGGAGGGGATCAAGGCGCGGGTTATCCGCTGCTTCAAATCCTCCGATGTGGCGTTTGTCGCGGTGGAGGGCAACCGCCTGAGCGGTTCCGGTATCTCTATCGGCATCCAATCCAAAGGCACGATAGTCATTCATCAGCAAGGTCTGCCGCCACTCTCCAATCTGGAGCTGTTCCCGCAAGCGCCGCTGCTGACGCTGGATACCTACCGCCTGATTGGTAAAAATGCGGCGCGCTATGCCAAACGGGAGTCACCACAACCAGTACCGACCCTGAACGACCAAATGGCACGGCCAAAATATCAGGCCAAATCCGCGATTCTGCACATTAAAGAAACCAAATATGTGGTGACCGGCAAGAATCCTCAGGAACTCCGGGTGGCGCTTTAA
- the pocR gene encoding transcriptional regulator PocR, with product MISASSLNSELINKIAQDFAQATGLAVVVVNIHGEEISDLFNFTPFCQLMRQDPVNHLRCRMSDRCGGLEASKSNEPCIYRCHAGLTDFSIPLVIAGHLVGFVLCGQVRLHSDVYLIDILNIDNHWKQNPALMDEFHNVPIMDFSRVIASADLLKLIVENCLKKHLNFVVINDNMGSKEPGKVRPVHPHDSKMKKVLRYIDTHLSEELRLEDVASKVYLSPYYFSKLFKKYQGIGFNAWVNQQRMANAREMLQHSDWSIASIAKNLGFSQTSYFCKVFRQTYNVTPQVFRSLSSERSEME from the coding sequence ATGATTTCTGCCAGTTCTCTAAACTCAGAGCTCATCAATAAAATCGCGCAGGACTTTGCTCAGGCAACGGGGTTGGCCGTAGTGGTGGTCAATATTCACGGCGAAGAGATTTCCGACTTATTTAATTTCACGCCATTTTGTCAATTAATGCGTCAAGACCCAGTGAACCACCTTCGCTGTCGAATGAGTGATCGTTGTGGCGGTCTTGAAGCCTCAAAATCCAATGAACCTTGTATTTATCGCTGTCACGCTGGGCTGACGGACTTCTCTATTCCGCTGGTGATTGCCGGCCATCTGGTGGGGTTTGTGTTATGCGGTCAGGTGCGGTTGCACTCTGATGTTTATCTGATTGATATTTTGAATATTGATAACCACTGGAAACAGAATCCGGCCCTGATGGATGAGTTCCACAATGTGCCAATAATGGATTTTTCGCGGGTGATCGCCTCGGCGGATCTGCTGAAGCTGATTGTTGAGAATTGCTTAAAAAAACACCTCAACTTCGTGGTCATTAATGACAATATGGGCAGCAAAGAGCCGGGCAAGGTACGGCCTGTTCATCCGCACGATAGCAAAATGAAGAAAGTCTTACGCTACATCGATACCCATCTGTCAGAAGAGCTGCGGCTAGAGGATGTGGCGAGTAAGGTCTATCTCAGCCCCTACTATTTCAGCAAATTATTCAAAAAATATCAGGGCATCGGGTTTAATGCTTGGGTGAACCAGCAACGGATGGCCAATGCCAGAGAGATGCTGCAACACAGCGATTGGAGTATTGCCAGTATTGCCAAGAATCTGGGTTTTTCGCAAACCAGTTATTTTTGCAAAGTGTTCCGCCAGACCTATAACGTTACACCGCAGGTATTTCGCTCACTCTCTTCTGAACGCAGCGAAATGGAATAA
- the pduE gene encoding propanediol dehydratase small subunit PduE: MNSEAIESMVRDVLNKMNSLQGQTPAAACAAPAASSRSNAKVSDYPLANKHPDWVKTATNKTLDDLTLANVLNGSVTSQDLRITPEILRIQASIAKDAGRPLLAMNFERAAELTAVPDDKVLDIYNALRPFRSSKEELNAIADDLEKTYKATICAAFVREAAVLYVQRKKLKGDD; the protein is encoded by the coding sequence ATGAATTCCGAAGCTATTGAATCCATGGTTCGCGATGTGCTGAACAAGATGAACAGCTTGCAGGGCCAGACACCTGCGGCGGCTTGTGCGGCACCCGCAGCCAGTTCGCGCAGCAATGCCAAAGTCTCAGATTATCCGCTGGCGAACAAACACCCTGATTGGGTGAAAACCGCCACCAATAAAACGCTGGATGATCTGACGCTGGCGAATGTTTTGAACGGCAGTGTCACCTCACAGGATTTGCGGATTACCCCGGAGATCCTGCGCATTCAAGCCTCGATTGCGAAAGATGCGGGCCGCCCGCTGCTGGCAATGAACTTCGAACGTGCCGCTGAGCTGACCGCCGTGCCGGATGACAAGGTGTTAGATATCTATAACGCCCTGCGCCCGTTCCGCTCAAGCAAAGAGGAGCTGAACGCCATTGCTGATGATCTGGAAAAAACCTACAAAGCGACTATCTGCGCCGCCTTCGTGCGCGAAGCTGCCGTGTTGTATGTCCAGCGCAAAAAGCTCAAAGGCGACGATTAA
- the pduC gene encoding propanediol dehydratase large subunit PduC produces the protein MKSKRFEALAKRPVNQDGFVKEWIEEGFIAMESPNDPKPSIKIVNGVVTELDGKPQSSFDLIDHFIARYGINLDHAEEVMKMDSIKLANMLCDPNVSRRTIVPLTTAMTPAKIVEVVSHMNVVEMMMSMQKMRARRTPSQQAHVTNVKDNPVQIAADAAEGAFRGFDEQETTVAVARYAPFNAIALLVGSQVGRPGVLTQCSLEEATELKLGMLGHTCYAETISVYGTEPVFTDGDDTPWSKGFLASSYASRGLKMRFTSGSGSEVQMGYAEGKSMLYLEARCIYITKAAGVQGLQNGSVSCVGVPSAVPSGIRAILAENLICSALDLECASSNDQTFTHSDMRRTARLLMQFLPGTDFISSGYSAVPNYDNMFAGSNEDAEDFDDYNVLQRDLKVDGGLRPVLEADVVAIRNKAARALQAVFAGMGLPPITDEEVIAATYAHGSKDMPDRNIVEDIKFAQEIISKNRTGLEVVKALAQGGFEDVAQDMLNIQKAKIAGDYLHTSAIIKGDNQVLSAVNDVNDYAGPATGYRLEGARWEEIKNIPNALDPNELG, from the coding sequence ATGAAATCGAAAAGATTTGAAGCGTTGGCGAAACGCCCGGTTAATCAGGACGGCTTTGTCAAAGAGTGGATCGAGGAAGGCTTTATTGCCATGGAAAGCCCGAACGATCCTAAACCCTCCATCAAGATCGTTAACGGCGTGGTGACCGAGCTGGATGGCAAACCACAGAGCAGTTTCGACCTGATCGATCACTTTATCGCCCGCTACGGCATCAATCTCGACCACGCGGAAGAGGTGATGAAGATGGATTCCATCAAGCTGGCCAATATGTTGTGTGACCCCAATGTGTCGCGCCGCACCATTGTGCCGCTGACGACCGCCATGACACCGGCCAAAATCGTCGAAGTGGTCTCCCACATGAATGTGGTGGAGATGATGATGTCGATGCAGAAAATGCGCGCACGTCGTACCCCATCACAGCAAGCTCACGTCACCAACGTCAAAGATAATCCGGTGCAGATTGCCGCCGATGCTGCCGAAGGCGCATTCCGTGGCTTCGACGAGCAGGAAACCACGGTGGCCGTAGCCCGTTATGCGCCCTTTAATGCCATCGCGCTGTTGGTCGGTTCGCAAGTCGGTCGCCCCGGTGTACTGACCCAATGTTCGCTGGAAGAAGCCACCGAGCTGAAATTAGGCATGTTGGGCCACACCTGTTACGCCGAAACCATTTCGGTCTATGGGACAGAACCGGTGTTTACCGACGGCGATGACACCCCATGGTCGAAAGGCTTCCTTGCCTCCTCCTATGCCTCACGCGGGTTAAAAATGCGCTTTACCTCTGGCTCCGGCTCTGAAGTCCAAATGGGCTACGCCGAAGGTAAATCCATGCTTTATCTGGAGGCTCGCTGTATCTACATCACCAAAGCGGCTGGGGTTCAAGGGCTGCAAAACGGCTCAGTAAGCTGCGTCGGTGTGCCTTCGGCTGTGCCATCCGGCATCCGTGCCATCTTGGCGGAGAACCTGATCTGTTCGGCGCTGGACTTAGAGTGCGCCTCCAGTAACGACCAGACCTTTACCCACTCAGATATGCGCCGTACTGCACGCCTGCTGATGCAGTTCCTGCCGGGGACTGACTTTATCTCCTCCGGTTATTCTGCGGTGCCGAACTACGACAACATGTTCGCTGGCTCCAACGAAGACGCCGAAGACTTTGACGATTACAACGTGTTACAGCGCGACCTGAAAGTGGATGGCGGCTTGCGCCCAGTGTTGGAAGCGGACGTGGTGGCGATTCGTAATAAAGCCGCGCGCGCCCTGCAAGCGGTGTTCGCCGGAATGGGGCTACCGCCCATCACTGACGAAGAGGTGATTGCGGCCACTTATGCTCACGGCTCGAAAGATATGCCGGACCGTAACATCGTCGAAGACATCAAGTTCGCTCAGGAGATCATCAGCAAAAACCGCACCGGTCTGGAAGTGGTTAAGGCCTTGGCACAAGGTGGTTTCGAAGATGTGGCGCAAGACATGCTCAACATCCAGAAAGCCAAAATTGCCGGTGACTACCTGCACACCTCGGCGATCATCAAAGGTGACAACCAAGTGCTGTCAGCGGTGAATGACGTCAATGACTACGCGGGTCCAGCTACCGGTTACCGGCTGGAAGGTGCACGTTGGGAAGAGATCAAAAACATTCCAAACGCGCTTGATCCGAATGAGCTTGGCTAA
- the pduM gene encoding microcompartment protein PduM: protein MNLTQAQTEQLVSQIVTRLTERERRVHALLLPQLRAGLDSWVFVHHATLHLMLPDLAFMHRLAQFDTRCPAVTALNEAWSWGMKVHISLHRQLLAALPAAALRPLPLSFSDSQGVAVRLHTGKVLSYRDIATLDPGWLLIDAHTLVTPLAQDTVSARHIQLLRQE from the coding sequence ATGAATCTGACTCAGGCGCAAACCGAACAACTGGTCAGCCAGATTGTCACGCGGTTGACCGAGCGCGAACGGCGGGTTCACGCCTTGCTGCTGCCTCAGTTGCGCGCCGGGCTTGACTCATGGGTCTTCGTCCACCATGCCACGCTGCATCTGATGCTGCCGGATTTAGCCTTTATGCACCGTCTGGCGCAGTTCGATACCCGCTGCCCAGCAGTCACGGCACTGAACGAGGCGTGGTCATGGGGCATGAAAGTGCATATCAGCTTACATCGTCAACTGCTGGCCGCCCTGCCCGCCGCCGCCCTGCGCCCCTTGCCGCTGAGTTTTAGCGACAGTCAGGGGGTCGCGGTTCGGCTGCACACAGGCAAGGTATTGAGTTATCGCGATATTGCCACGCTCGACCCCGGCTGGCTGCTGATCGATGCGCATACGCTGGTTACACCGCTGGCACAGGACACCGTATCAGCCCGTCACATTCAACTGTTAAGGCAGGAGTAA
- the pduJ gene encoding propanediol utilization microcompartment protein PduJ, giving the protein MNNALGLIETKGLVAAIEAADAMVKSANVQLVGYEKIGSGLVTVMVRGDVGAVKAAVDAGSAAASAVGELTSSHVIPRPHSDVEAILPTSA; this is encoded by the coding sequence ATGAACAATGCATTGGGCTTAATTGAAACCAAAGGTCTGGTCGCCGCCATCGAAGCGGCAGACGCCATGGTCAAATCGGCCAACGTACAACTGGTGGGCTACGAAAAAATTGGCTCCGGTCTGGTCACAGTGATGGTGCGCGGTGATGTCGGCGCAGTCAAAGCGGCGGTCGATGCAGGTTCTGCGGCAGCCAGTGCGGTGGGTGAATTGACCTCTAGCCATGTGATCCCACGCCCGCACAGCGACGTAGAAGCCATTTTACCGACCTCTGCCTAA
- the pduB gene encoding propanediol utilization microcompartment protein PduB, producing the protein MKSNDLVDQIMAQVIAKVSEHAPASSTQPSHKQRDTAMAEKTCSLTEFVGTAIGDTVGLVIANVDSALLDAMKLEKRYRSIGILGARTGAGPHIMAADEAVKATNTEVVSIELPRDTKGGAGHGSLIIFGGDDVSDVKRAVEVALKELDRTFGDVYANEAGHIELQYSARASHALEKAFGAPLGRSCGVIVGAPASIGVLMADTAVKSANVDVVAYSSPAQGTSFSNEVILVISGDSGAVRQAVISAREIGKTVLGTLGSEPKNDRPSYI; encoded by the coding sequence ATGAAAAGCAATGACCTGGTCGACCAAATCATGGCGCAGGTGATAGCGAAAGTCAGTGAACACGCTCCGGCGTCTTCTACGCAACCCTCCCATAAACAACGAGATACGGCTATGGCTGAGAAAACGTGCAGTTTAACGGAATTTGTTGGAACCGCGATCGGTGACACGGTCGGTCTGGTTATCGCCAACGTCGATAGCGCCCTGCTAGACGCAATGAAGCTGGAAAAACGCTACCGCTCGATCGGCATTTTGGGCGCGCGTACTGGCGCAGGCCCACACATTATGGCAGCCGATGAAGCAGTCAAAGCCACCAATACCGAAGTGGTCAGCATTGAGTTACCCCGCGACACCAAAGGCGGTGCCGGTCATGGTTCACTGATTATCTTCGGCGGTGATGATGTGTCTGATGTCAAACGCGCCGTCGAAGTGGCACTGAAAGAGTTGGACCGGACCTTCGGCGACGTTTACGCCAATGAAGCGGGCCACATTGAGCTGCAATACAGCGCCCGCGCCAGTCATGCCTTAGAGAAAGCCTTCGGCGCACCACTGGGTCGCTCTTGCGGCGTGATTGTGGGTGCTCCGGCGTCAATTGGGGTGCTGATGGCCGATACTGCTGTGAAATCCGCCAATGTTGACGTGGTGGCTTACAGCTCTCCGGCACAGGGCACCAGCTTCAGTAACGAAGTGATTCTGGTTATCTCCGGCGACTCTGGCGCAGTCCGTCAGGCAGTCATCTCTGCCCGTGAGATCGGCAAAACGGTCTTAGGAACCTTGGGTTCTGAACCGAAAAACGACCGCCCTTCTTATATCTGA
- a CDS encoding diol dehydratase reactivase subunit alpha, giving the protein MRYIAGIDIGNSSTEVALAQCAADGQLQFVTSALTETTGIKGTQRNIFGIHKALALLVEKAGIALGDISLIRINEATPVIGDVAMETITETIITESTMIGHNPKTPGGLGLGVGLTITLDELVTRDPAQPYILVVPSAVDFADVATVVNAANGAGYRITAIILQRDDGVLVSNRLNHPLPIVDEVLHIDRIPMGMLAAVEVAMPGQVIETLSNPYGIATVFELSAEETKNIVPVARALIGTRSAVVVKTPEGDVKARSIPAGHLELFADGRTVRVDVATGSEAIMTAVNSFRHLDNVSGEAGTNIGGMLEHVRQTMAELTNKPTNEIFIQDLLAVDTAVPVNVIGGLAGEFSLEQAVGIASMVKSDRLQMAHIASEIEKTLGIDVQVGGAEAEAAILGALTTPGTRRPLAILDLGAGSTDASIINAQGQIVATHLAGAGDMVTMIIASELDLQDRYLAEDIKKYPLAKVESLFHLRHEDGSVQFFPQPLSPEVFARLVVVKPEGLVPLPGDYALEKVRNIRRSAKERVFVTNALRALRQVSPTGNIRDIPFVVLVGGSSLDFEIPQLVTDALSHYKLVAGRGNIRASEGPRNAVATGLILAYQRESN; this is encoded by the coding sequence ATGCGGTATATAGCAGGCATTGACATCGGTAACTCATCAACGGAAGTGGCATTGGCACAATGTGCGGCTGACGGTCAGTTGCAGTTTGTCACCAGCGCCCTCACCGAAACCACCGGTATCAAAGGGACGCAACGCAACATTTTCGGCATCCACAAAGCGCTGGCCTTGTTGGTGGAGAAGGCCGGTATCGCGCTGGGCGATATCAGTCTGATCCGCATTAACGAAGCGACCCCGGTCATTGGTGATGTGGCGATGGAGACCATCACGGAAACCATCATCACCGAATCCACCATGATCGGCCACAACCCGAAAACCCCCGGCGGACTGGGGTTAGGGGTTGGGCTGACCATCACCCTTGATGAGCTGGTCACCCGTGACCCTGCCCAACCCTATATTCTGGTGGTGCCATCGGCAGTTGATTTTGCTGATGTCGCGACGGTGGTCAATGCAGCTAACGGCGCGGGATACCGCATTACGGCGATTATCTTGCAACGTGACGATGGCGTGCTGGTCAGCAACCGCCTCAACCACCCACTGCCTATCGTCGATGAGGTGCTGCACATTGACCGCATCCCGATGGGCATGTTGGCGGCGGTGGAGGTTGCCATGCCGGGTCAGGTGATTGAAACCCTCTCTAACCCCTATGGCATTGCCACGGTATTTGAACTCAGCGCCGAAGAGACCAAAAACATTGTCCCGGTGGCACGCGCCTTGATTGGCACACGTTCAGCGGTGGTGGTGAAAACGCCGGAAGGGGACGTAAAAGCGCGCTCTATTCCTGCGGGTCATCTGGAGCTGTTCGCCGATGGACGTACTGTGCGGGTGGATGTCGCCACGGGCAGTGAAGCCATTATGACGGCGGTGAACAGCTTCCGGCATCTGGACAATGTCAGTGGCGAAGCGGGCACCAATATCGGCGGCATGCTCGAACACGTGCGCCAAACCATGGCCGAACTGACCAACAAACCGACCAATGAGATCTTCATTCAAGACCTGCTCGCCGTTGACACGGCGGTGCCAGTCAATGTCATTGGCGGTCTGGCGGGCGAGTTCTCCCTTGAGCAAGCGGTAGGTATTGCCTCGATGGTGAAATCTGATCGCCTGCAAATGGCGCATATCGCCAGTGAGATCGAAAAAACCTTGGGTATTGATGTTCAGGTCGGGGGGGCGGAAGCCGAAGCGGCAATACTTGGCGCGCTGACCACACCCGGGACGCGGCGGCCACTCGCCATTCTCGACTTGGGGGCTGGCTCTACCGACGCCTCCATCATCAACGCGCAAGGCCAAATTGTCGCCACTCATCTGGCGGGGGCTGGCGACATGGTGACGATGATCATCGCTTCGGAACTGGATCTCCAAGACCGCTATCTGGCGGAAGATATCAAAAAGTATCCGCTCGCCAAAGTGGAGAGTCTGTTCCACCTGCGCCACGAAGATGGCAGTGTTCAGTTCTTCCCACAACCGCTTTCACCCGAGGTTTTTGCCCGACTGGTGGTAGTCAAACCGGAAGGTTTGGTGCCGCTACCGGGTGATTACGCACTGGAAAAAGTCCGCAATATCCGCCGCTCAGCTAAAGAGCGGGTGTTTGTCACCAATGCGCTTCGTGCGCTGCGCCAAGTCAGCCCAACCGGCAATATCCGCGATATCCCCTTCGTGGTGCTGGTAGGTGGCTCGTCGCTGGACTTCGAAATCCCGCAATTGGTGACCGACGCCCTCTCCCACTACAAGTTGGTGGCAGGTCGCGGCAACATCCGCGCCAGTGAAGGCCCACGCAATGCGGTCGCCACGGGCCTGATTCTGGCTTATCAGCGGGAGAGCAACTGA